One part of the Sciurus carolinensis chromosome 4, mSciCar1.2, whole genome shotgun sequence genome encodes these proteins:
- the LOC124982710 gene encoding sperm motility kinase Z-like has product MRRQSRQTSVELRGPCSCEETAFRDRYEVLRPIGRGGSAEVQVARHLLTGAEVAVKVLPKVKGKVALSEARVMKSLEHPNVIQLFQVIETRDYVYLVMEHAVGGQALKHLPPGGMQQEEARRVFRQIAGAVGYCHGQGVVHLDLKLPNVVVDAGGNCKLIDFGLSLRVRPGQKLRRCWGTLAYLAPEILLSREYEGPPADVWSLGVILFYMLTGRCPFRALLCSGMVRRILEGRYHIPDRVPPQARRLICSMLSMDPTRRPTVEQVLQHRWLREGEEAAPRLDGEPPHKRPDPAIMAALLDLGHDPYETWVSLTRGKFDDAAAAYLILRHQLSQGAGCESKGRPAQQEHPSNGSVLPRRSTSELALRACPSSRDHRLPEEAQHTGHTDLRRASLAATDLRWLLQRTPAPAPAPQKPSHSREDTSTEQPKAWKRVARRLATCFLQLCCCEACGSEEGTPGTREQKRGRGGARVAPL; this is encoded by the coding sequence ATGCGTAGGCAGAGTAGACAGACTAGTGTAGAGTTGCGGGGGCCGTGCTCCTGCGAAGAGACGGCCTTCCGGGACCGCTATGAGGTCCTGAGGCCCATCGGGCGTGGTGGGAGCGCCGAGGTGCAGGTAGCCCGCCATCTCCTCACTGGGGCTGAGGTTGCAGTGAAGGTGCTGCCGAAGGTAAAGGGGAAGGTGGCCCTCTCGGAAGCCAGGGTGATGAAGTCGCTGGAACACCCCAACGTGATCCAGCTATTTCAGGTGATCGAAACCCGTGACTACGTGTACCTGGTGATGGAGCACGCGGTCGGGGGCCAGGCGCTCAAGCACTTGCCGCCCGGGGGCATGCAGCAGGAGGAGGCGCGGAGGGTGTTCCGGCAGATCGCGGGGGCGGTGGGCTACTGCCACGGCCAGGGCGTCGTGCACCTGGACCTGAAGTTGCCCAACGTGGTGGTGGATGCGGGGGGCAACTGCAAGCTCATCGACTTTGGCCTCAGCCTGAGGGTGAGGCCTGGGCAGAAGCTGCGCAGGTGCTGGGGCACCCTGGCCTACCTTGCTCCCGAAATCCTCCTGAGTCGAGAATACGAGGGCCCCCCGGCGGACGTGTGGAGTCTGGGCGTGATCCTGTTTTATATGTTGACTGGAAGGTGCCCCTTCAGGGCGCTCTTGTGCTCGGGGATGGTGAGGCGGATCCTGGAGGGAAGGTATCACATCCCTGACCGCGTTCCTCCCCAAGCACGCAGGCTCATCTGTAGCATGCTGAGCATGGACCCGACGCGGCGCCCGACGGTAGAGCAAGTCCTCCAGCACCGGTGGCTGAGGGAGGGTGAGGAGGCCGCCCCCCGTCTGGATGGGGAGCCACCCCACAAACGCCCAGACCCCGCCATAATGGCAGCCCTGTTGGACTTGGGTCACGACCCCTACGAGACCTGGGTGTCTCTGACGAGGGGCAAGTTTGATGATGCGGCGGCCGCCTACCTGATCCTTAGGCACCAGCTGAGTCAGGGGGCGGGCTGCGAGTCCAAGGGGAGGCCCGCGCAACAGGAACATCCTTCCAATGGCTCCGTCCTCCCAAGGAGGAGCACCAGCGAGCTTGCCCTTCGCGCCTGCCCCTCGTCCCGCGACCATCGACTTCCTGAGGAGGCCCAGCACACAGGGCACACGGACCTCAGAAGGGCCAGCCTGGCTGCCACCGATCTCCGCTGGCTGCTCCAGAGAACCCCTGCACCTGCCCCTGCGCCCCAGAAGCCCAGTCATTCCCGTGAAGATACCTCCACAGAGCAGCCCAAGGCCTGGAAGCGGGTGGCTAGGAGGCTTgccacctgcttcctccagctgtGTTGCTGCGAGGCCTGTGGCAGCGAAGAAGGCACTCCCGGGACCCGAGAGCAGAAACGTGGCCGAGGCGGAGCGAGAGTGGCTCCCCTGTGA